Part of the Papio anubis isolate 15944 chromosome 6, Panubis1.0, whole genome shotgun sequence genome, TACAAAGCTAAAATCCAGGCCCTGTCCTTGTGATGATCTCCCCACTGGGGGAAACCTGTTCCTTGAAGATTTTTGTTACTTTCTCTCAGTTGGACCTCCCTGTCCTGCTTACTCCAGCTTTTGTGTGTTGGTGTCTGAGTCCTGTTTGGGAGCAGGggcaatattcaaaatatttaacaacctgTTCGCCATGAAGATGCCTACTGGTAAGCCTGGAGGAGAAACCAGGAGGCCCCTGATGGGCAGTGTTAACCCTTTTGTTGCTGGAGTGTTTAGTTGCTGGGAGGTTGGGAGGTCCTGGGTAAGGTGGGTGAAAGTGCCTGGGGAGCTCAGGGCAGTAGGGTGGAAACATTTTAACAACCGGTGCAGCTGACTATCAGTCAGTCTTCATCTGCCTCTCTGCCTGCGTGCTCCTCCTCCCTGGCACAAAAAACATGGGGGGGGCGTGGGGGCATCTCTGGCTGTCTGGTGGTTACGCTCCAGAGGGGAGGCCTCAGAGAGCCCAGATGACATAAGGCCCTTGCATGGCAAGTCCTGGCTTGGTGACCCCACAGACGCCTCCTCTGTTTGCACAAACCTGgtttcctttgtccttatatCCTGTCACAAGAGGGGGAGCCAAGGTTCTAACCTCAAGTGGCTCCAAGCCCCCACCCTCTAGGATCCCAAGTCCAGGCCCTTGCCTCTGCTCCCTGAAGGGACCTCAGCCCCCCTGCCCCTCTGGGCCCCAAcctttttgccttttcctttgGCTTTGCCCTTTTGATTGCTGTTCTTTGTCACCGTagctgcctcctcttcctcttcttcctccttcctcccgcCTTTGGGAGTGCCTGGGCATGGAGGGGGAAACAAGGTTGTGAACTCCTCACCCTGGTTTGCAAAGTGCTTCCAACACCCGTGTCTTACTTGGATGCTCCCCACAACCACAAGAGTCGACTCCATGTTATTATTAGAGCTCAGAAAGGCTAAGACACCTGCTTGAGTCCACACAGCTATCAATGCGGGGGTCAAGATGCCCCGCACATTGTCTGACTCTAGACCTCGAAAACTCCTTACCTAGCACGGTCCCGTATGATGTAAGGACCCTCCAGCTCCCCGCCCCCAGGACCACCTCAGGATGTCACCACACCAGAAGCCCTTGCCATCCACCTTTCTTCTTCAGGGCTTTCTTGTCAGGACTGCCTTCCCCAACCAGAAACATGGCTGCTGGGCTCTTCCTCGCACTGGCTGGGCTCCCTGAGGGGTCCTTGTCGGCCTCCCCAGACCCTGCATGTGTGGATGTGAAAGTGTCACAACCCCCAGCGCAGCTAGAGTTCCCTGTTCCTCCCTGGGCTGGGCTCACCTTTCTTCTTGGTCTTTCTCATCTTGGTCCCCTCCCCTGCTGGGGCTTCCTTATTCCTAACACGCAGAGCTTTCGGCGGGGGGTTAGGGCTTCCCAGGTCTCCTGGAGATGGAAGATGGGGGTCAGGCAAATAAGGTGTCTACTGGGGCTGAAGGCTGCCTTCCAACTCTCTTGTCCTCCCTGTAGTCCCCAGGGAGGCTGAAAGCTTGACAGGGGCCCACAGCctgctgtctttttcttttctttctttctttttttgagacagtctcgctgttgcccaggctggaatgcagtggcaggatctcagctcactgcaacctccacctcccgggttcaagtgattcttgtgcctcagccgcccaagtagctgggacttggcccaaaaattagcccggctaatttttgtgactTCTGCTCATCTTGGTTTTTCTTTCCCTGAGGCCAAAAAAGCTCTGGGCAAAGACCAGGAGCTTAACTAGCAGTTCCCGAATGAATGAACACCAGGCCTTCTAACCAAGCCTCTGAATCCTGCCTTTTGTCCCGTGTCCTCCAGGAAACCTTCTCTGGTCACCGCTACAGAATGTGCTCTCCCTGCCTCAGAGGCCCAAGGTCCTAGCTCTAGGCCAGGCTGCTGGTCCCTATCAGGTAAGGTGCCCAGGGCCAGGATACCGTCACAGCATCGATTCACtgatttctttttactgtaaTCACTTTGatacttttataaaaatcataACAATTTCCATTgagttaaaacaaaaactaaacaaaaatcacaaagaaaactaGAATCCTCTGTCCTCCTCTGTCTCACAGAGCTCAAGGGGCAGGGGCAGTGGGGCCAGGGGTAGGGGCATATATTGGTCTGTGTCCTTAAGGACCATGTGGGAGAGAAACCATCAGAGGAAAAACCCTCCAGTCACAGTACTGGATTCCTTTTGAGGCCTCGATCGCTGTGTCTCAGTGAGACACCAAGCCCCCCAAGGACAGAGCTCTTCTGCATCCCCGTGAGCTCTCAGCACCCCCAGCACCCACCCCTTGGGCCCTGGGCCTTGGCCCTCCTCTCCTTCAGGTCTGCAGAGCTCTTCTCTTTCAGAGGCTTcttgggaggcagaaggattttctctttcttttcctctgcctcctcttcctcgtcatcctcatcctcctcttcctcctcctcctctgtagGTAGAAACTCTTCATAATGGGAGTTTGAGCGGGGCCCTCCTTATCTGGGGAGCCCAGTCCCTCCAGACTGCTAGGAAGTGGTGCATGGGCACCAGGAGGGGAGCCTGCCCTTCTGAAACAAGAACCGGAGACGTGGCACCTTCCCAGAAGAATGAGGGTGACTGGCAGCCTTCAGGGTCTGCAAGTCAGGGGAGTGGCTGGGGTTGGAGGACTCCTGTCCTGGGGAAatgccctccctctctctccctgagACCCTCCTCTCCTTACACACTCCCCTTGCCTCTTGTTTCCCCTTCTCCCTGCATCCACTCTGCTTCTCCCTGACCTTGTCTGTTTCTGACCTTGAGTCAGACCCATCTGGGCTACTTCTGGCTCCTAACTGTTGTTTAAGGCAAAACCCTTAAGGGCTCTATGACTCAGTTTCTCCAGCTGTACAGTGGTGGTGGAGGGGAACAAAGGAATGACCCTCTCGTAGTTGGTGCTTAGCACAATACCTGGCTCAAAGACAAAGCCAGAAAAGAGGGGGCTGTTTGATTACAATGGTTTTCTGCTTCTCTGGGTCCTTCCCGTCCAGCCAGCCCCTTCTCTCCTTAGCTCCACCGCCCCCTCACCCGCGTCCCTGGGGCCCTCTCTCACCGTCCTCCGCGTCTGGGGCACGGGCTACGAGAAAGGTTTCCCGGGGGTCGCGCTTCTTGGCCTCGGGGTCCCTGAGGAACCTGGCGTAGACCGTCTGCGGCGCCCGGGCCTGGGCTGGGTCTGGGGAAGGCTCCTCCCGCGGCCTCCCCTTCCGCCCAGCTGAGATGAGGGGTTCAGACGGGGTCCCATCCAGGGCTCCGTGAGGCAGAGCCTCTACCCCCTACCCCCAAGCCTGGGCGCTTCCCCTCAGGCTCCTCACCCTAGGGGTCTCCCCTGGGCTGTTTCCATTTTCAACACTTCTCCCAGGCTTCCATTCGGCCTCCCACCCCCTTCTATTctacctccacccccacccccttctACCCCACTCCTACCCCCTTCTATCCCAACCCCAAACCCAATACCCCCTCATCactccccgccccctccccctgtTCCAGGGCTCGGCAACACCCGCGCCGGCCCTCAGGCCCCTCCCTTCCGCAGCCCACACCCTGGGGGTCCACCAGGGCTCTGCACCCCGCCCACCTCCGGGCTTCCGGGGCTTGGATCCCGTGGGGCAGGGGGATTCCGGAGCCTCTGTCCTCTTCTTCCTTAGCCTCTGTGCCGAGGCGGGTCGCTGCGGAACGGGGGTCAAGAGGAGGGCGAGGAAAGAAAGGGGGGCGCTGAGGCCTGCCCATCCCCCTCTAATCCCTTGAGCCGCCAGAAATAACTGCAGATTATCCGGGGGAACTGCAGCCCCCTTCTTGGAGTGAGGAAGGATGACCCCTTCCATGCATCGTGGCCATATCCAATGCTCCAAAGTCCCAATTCCTCTCCTGGAAACCCCAAGCCCCCAAACAGCCCTTTCTCCCCACAAATCCCCAGATCCTGCTGAGGGGGACCTGTCCCACCCCTAGACCCCCTACCCTGCGTGGGTTTACGCACAGTGGGGACATCTTTCTGCTTCCTTTCCGAGTGGGGTGGCATACCTGCTTGGGGCGCCGCGGGGCCTCCGGGCTCAGGCTTTCTTCTTCATGCCCACTGAGGGTAGCAAAGGGATCAGCctgtctcccttccccttccctcccaaTCCCATCCAGCCCCTCCATCTAGGCCACCCAGGGTTCAGGTACCACGAAATGGGAGACTTCCAGACCTGTCAGAGGCCCACACCTCTCGGAGGGTTTCATCCTGCAGAGGCATGGTGCCTTGCCTATCGCACCCCTTTCTCTGCAGGTCTAGGAGCCTCCCTCCCGACTCCTGCTAATCCCGGCTCAACTTCACCACCCTCCCCCTGCTCAAGGAGTGGAGGCCTGGCCGCGCTGTGGGAGGTGCTACAGCCCACGACCCTCCCCTGCTAGGCCCAGGCCACTGGGGGAAGAATCTCAAATCCAGTTCTTCTCAGATGCCCAGCAGCCTGCAGGATGGCCACCAACTCCACCTGCCCCCAGAAGCCCCCAGAAGCTTGGGGTGAGAGGGGCCAATTAGTCATTTGTCAATGAGATGTGGGAAGAAAACATTAGAGTGGATcttgtatttatctttatttttcacaaaaaataagaactagggccaggtgcggtggcttgcacctgtaatctctgcactctgggaggctgaggcaggtggatcatttgaggtcaggagttcgaggccaccctggccagcacggtgaaaccctgtttctactaaaaattcaaaaagtagctgggcatcgtggtgggcacctgtagtcccagctactggggaggttgaggcaggagaatcgcttgaacctgggaggcaaatgttgcagtgagctgagatattgccattacactccagcctggctaacaagagcaagactccatctcaaaaaaaaaaaagaatatgtctgTATTGGAGGTACACtcttaactctttttcttttttcactgataGGGGACATGcttttgtggttttggtttggtttggtttggttttagacagaattttgcttttgtcacccaggctggagtgcagtggcacaattctgGCTAATTAGGGTAAATCCATATCAAATGGACCTTTCTAAAATACTACTTCTTG contains:
- the TULP1 gene encoding tubby-related protein 1 — its product is MPPHSERKQKDVPTVRKPTQATRLGTEAKEEEDRGSGIPLPHGIQAPEARRWAGCRALVDPQGVGCGREGPEGRRGCCRALEQGEGAGSDEGGVEALPHGALDGTPSEPLISAGRKGRPREEPSPDPAQARAPQTVYARFLRDPEAKKRDPRETFLVARAPDAEDEEEEEEEDEDDEEEEAEEKKEKILLPPKKPLKEKSSADLKERRAKAQGPRGDLGSPNPPPKALRVRNKEAPAGEGTKMRKTKKKGSGEADKDPSGSPASARKSPAAMFLVGEGSPDKKALKKKGTPKGGRKEEEEEEEAATVTKNSNQKGKAKGKGKKKAKEERAPSPPVEVDEPREFVLRPAPQGRTVRCRLTRDKKGMDRGMYPSYFLHLDSEKKVFLLAGRKRKRSKTANYLISSDPTNLSRAGENFIGKLRSNLLGNRFTVFDNGQNPQRGYSTNVASLRQELAAVIYETNVLGFRGPRRMTVIIPGMSAENERVPIRPRNASDGLLVRWQNKTLESLIELHNKPPVWNDDSGSYTLNFQGRVTQASVKNFQIVHADDPDYIVLQFGRVAEDAFTLDYRYPLCALQAFAIALSSFDGKLACE